CGCAACGCGCGGTGCCCGATTCGAATTTCCACATCACAAAAAGCAGGAGACGATATGAAGCTTAAACGGCTATTGCGCGCGGCAGCGGCACTCGGTTTCGCCGCGTTCTGTTGCGCAAGCGGCAGCGCCTATGCGAAAGACTCGTTGAGCATGATGCTCAACTACACGGTCACCGGCGCGGTCGCACCGTTCTATCTCGGCAAGGTGCGCGGCTATTACGACGCCGAAGGCATCGACCTGAAGCTGATCGAGGGACACGGTTCGGGGCCGACCGTGCAGGCCGTCGCCACGCATAACGCGGATATCGGTTATGCCGATTTCAGCACGATGGTGAAGGTGGCGGCGATAGGCGCGCCCGTCAAGGCGATCGGCGTGCTGATGCAGGAGAACCCGACCTCGGTGGTCGGCCTTGCGGAAAAGAACATCAAGACGCCGCAGGACATCAAGGGCAAAACGGTCGCGGTCGCGCCCGGCGATGCGTCGTCGCAGATCTGGACCATGTTCATGAACAAGGTCGGCCTGAAAGACAGCGATTTCAAAACGATTACCGGCAACCCGCAAACGACGATCAATGCGGTGATCACCGGGCATGCCGATCTGCTGGTCGGCTTCGCGACGATTCCGCTGATTTCCGTCGAAGAGGCCACGAAAAAGCCTGCGCGCGCGATCCGCTTTGCCGACTATGACGTCAACGTCGCGACGCTTAGCATCATCGCGCGCGACGACATGATCAAGGACAACCCCGATCTGCTCAAGCGCTTTATGCGTGCGACGGCAAAGTCGGTCGACGCAGCGGAGAAAGACCCGGCCGCAGCCGTCGATGCGCTGCTGAAAACGCTGCCAGGCGCCGGCTCGCGCGAGACGATGATCCGCACGCTGCAGGCGACGATTCCGTTCTACCGGACGCCCGAAACGGAAAAGCTGCCGATTTTCCATGTCAGCGCGAAGAACATCGACAGTTCGGTTGCGTCGATCGTTCAGTACAGCAAGCTCGATGCGTCCGCGAATGCGCCGGCGAAGTACTACACGGGCGCGTTCGTGCCTTGAGCGCCGCACGCCTCGCCCCCTCTTCCCTCAATTCAGATCCGTTCCGCCATGACCACCGTACTGAAGCTCGACGAAACCCACTATCGAACTCCCGCCGCGTCGCCGGCACGGCCGCTGATCGAGTTGCGCAACGTGACCAAAAGCTATCGCAGCCGGCAAGGCTTGATGCAGGCGCTGCGGCCGCTCGACTTCGACATCCGCGAGCGCGAGTTCGTCTCGATCGTCGGCCCGTCGGGCTGCGGCAAAAGCACGCTGCTCAAAATGGTCGCGGGACTCGAACCGATTTCGTCGGGATCGATGACGCTGTCGGGCCAGTCGATTAGCGGTCCGCAGAAAAACGTCGGCATCGTGTTCCAGAGCGCTGTGCTGCTTGCGTGGCGCAATGTGCTCGACAATATCCTGCTGCAGGCCGAAATGCGCCATATGCCGAAGCGCGATGCGCGGCAGAAGGCGCACAAGCTGATTGAAATGGCGGGTCTCGTCGGCTTCGAGGAAAAGTATCCATGGCAGCTGTCGGGCGGCATGCAACAGCGCGTCTCGATCTGCCGCGCGCTGCTTCACGAGCCGTCGGTGCTGCTGATGGACGAACCGTTCGGCGCACTCGACGCGATGA
The genomic region above belongs to Paraburkholderia edwinii and contains:
- a CDS encoding ABC transporter substrate-binding protein; amino-acid sequence: MKLKRLLRAAAALGFAAFCCASGSAYAKDSLSMMLNYTVTGAVAPFYLGKVRGYYDAEGIDLKLIEGHGSGPTVQAVATHNADIGYADFSTMVKVAAIGAPVKAIGVLMQENPTSVVGLAEKNIKTPQDIKGKTVAVAPGDASSQIWTMFMNKVGLKDSDFKTITGNPQTTINAVITGHADLLVGFATIPLISVEEATKKPARAIRFADYDVNVATLSIIARDDMIKDNPDLLKRFMRATAKSVDAAEKDPAAAVDALLKTLPGAGSRETMIRTLQATIPFYRTPETEKLPIFHVSAKNIDSSVASIVQYSKLDASANAPAKYYTGAFVP
- a CDS encoding ABC transporter ATP-binding protein produces the protein MTTVLKLDETHYRTPAASPARPLIELRNVTKSYRSRQGLMQALRPLDFDIREREFVSIVGPSGCGKSTLLKMVAGLEPISSGSMTLSGQSISGPQKNVGIVFQSAVLLAWRNVLDNILLQAEMRHMPKRDARQKAHKLIEMAGLVGFEEKYPWQLSGGMQQRVSICRALLHEPSVLLMDEPFGALDAMTRESMNMELQRIWLESKKTVLLITHSIPEAVFLSDRVLVMSERPGGIAAIYDIDLPRPRPLEVMATPAFLHYTKTIRAHFNAQGSLDEH